A region from the Natranaerovirga pectinivora genome encodes:
- a CDS encoding CBS domain-containing protein translates to MLAKEIMTTEIISCCTDTSVKEICKMMESTGVGSILVIDNNTLKGIITDRDIVIRGIASDKDINTLKSSDVMTTKVITATPTDDIDHVIDLMSDYQIKRIPIVDNDKIKGIISLGDMSQTYILEDEAGEVLNDITEKARH, encoded by the coding sequence ATGTTAGCAAAAGAGATAATGACTACTGAAATAATAAGTTGTTGTACTGATACAAGTGTAAAAGAAATATGTAAAATGATGGAGTCAACTGGCGTAGGTTCCATTTTAGTTATTGATAACAACACCCTTAAAGGCATTATTACGGATAGAGATATTGTAATAAGAGGTATTGCCTCTGACAAAGATATAAACACTCTAAAATCATCGGATGTAATGACAACAAAGGTAATTACAGCAACACCAACAGATGATATTGATCATGTTATTGATTTAATGTCAGATTATCAGATCAAGAGAATTCCTATAGTAGATAATGATAAGATAAAAGGCATTATTTCTCTTGGTGACATGTCACAAACATATATATTAGAAGATGAAGCTGGGGAAGTTTTAAATGATATAACTGAAAAAGCACGTCATTAG
- a CDS encoding flavin reductase family protein — protein MTKISWKPGNMIYPLPAVLVTCGDTMDNYNIITIAWTGTICTNPPMVYISVKPNRHSYDLIKRTNDFVINLTTESLVKEVDYCGVRSGKNINKFEATKLTPEKGTKVKSPLIKESPVNIECVVKDIIKLGSHDMFTAEVVAVNIDENFLDENGKFHLDKTKPICYSHGTYFGLSKELGTFGYSVKKKKKSKNKVT, from the coding sequence TTGACAAAAATATCATGGAAACCTGGAAATATGATTTATCCATTACCAGCAGTTCTAGTTACCTGTGGAGATACTATGGATAATTATAATATAATAACAATTGCTTGGACAGGAACCATTTGTACTAATCCCCCAATGGTTTATATATCTGTTAAGCCAAATAGACATTCTTATGATTTAATAAAAAGAACCAATGATTTTGTCATTAATCTTACTACTGAAAGCTTAGTAAAGGAAGTAGATTATTGTGGCGTTAGATCAGGTAAGAATATTAATAAATTTGAAGCAACTAAATTAACCCCTGAAAAGGGAACAAAGGTAAAATCGCCATTAATTAAAGAAAGTCCTGTTAATATTGAATGTGTTGTAAAAGATATTATTAAATTAGGGTCACATGATATGTTTACAGCAGAGGTTGTAGCTGTTAATATAGATGAGAATTTTTTAGATGAAAATGGAAAATTCCACTTAGATAAAACCAAACCAATTTGTTATTCTCATGGAACGTATTTTGGGTTAAGCAAAGAGTTAGGTACATTTGGATATTCTGTGAAAAAGAAAAAGAAATCAAAGAACAAAGTGACTTAG
- a CDS encoding Y-family DNA polymerase, translated as MHTRFIFHIDVNSAYLSWEAAYALQKGMDIDLRSIPSAVGGDIDKRRGIILAKSIPAKKYNIKTGEPLTEALKKCPDLKIIPPNYALYLQCSNAMIELLKDYSPFIQRYSVDECFLDYTNMKQHFGSPLLAANHIKNRIKNELGFTVNIGISTNKLLAKMASDFQKPNLVHTLFPDEIPSKMWPLSVKDLFMVGKATAPKLFKFGIYTIGDLAKSDPDLLYTHFKSHGLLIWHYANGKEDSSVFNITEDVKGIGNSTTISFDVEDGKTAKTILLSLTESVCMRIREANYLTNLISISIKTNDFISSSHQKKLTFSTNITNDIYKVVCNLFNELWDGQPIRQLGVRASNITSNKEVQLNFFDIDKREKLQRLDSSIDLIRNKYGNQSIIRGSFLNAPIEPFVGGMPIKDYPIMSSLL; from the coding sequence ATGCATACAAGATTTATTTTTCACATTGATGTTAATTCTGCTTATTTAAGTTGGGAAGCTGCTTATGCTCTTCAAAAAGGTATGGATATTGATTTGCGCTCTATCCCTTCTGCTGTAGGTGGAGACATAGATAAAAGGCGTGGTATTATCTTGGCAAAATCTATACCTGCAAAAAAATATAATATTAAAACTGGAGAACCTTTAACAGAAGCTTTAAAAAAATGTCCTGATTTGAAAATTATTCCTCCTAATTATGCTCTATATTTACAATGTAGTAATGCTATGATAGAGCTTTTAAAAGATTATTCTCCTTTTATACAAAGATATAGCGTAGATGAATGTTTTCTTGATTATACCAATATGAAACAACACTTTGGCTCTCCCTTACTAGCTGCAAATCATATAAAAAACAGAATAAAAAATGAATTGGGTTTTACGGTTAATATCGGCATTTCTACTAATAAACTATTAGCTAAAATGGCTTCTGATTTTCAAAAACCTAATTTGGTTCACACCCTTTTCCCGGATGAAATACCTTCAAAAATGTGGCCATTATCTGTAAAAGATTTATTTATGGTAGGAAAAGCAACGGCTCCAAAACTATTCAAATTCGGTATTTATACAATAGGTGATCTAGCAAAGTCTGATCCTGACCTGCTTTATACCCATTTTAAAAGCCATGGCCTATTAATATGGCATTATGCTAATGGAAAGGAAGACTCTTCTGTTTTTAATATTACTGAAGATGTTAAAGGAATCGGTAATTCAACAACGATTTCTTTTGATGTAGAAGATGGTAAGACTGCAAAAACAATTCTTCTATCTTTAACAGAATCTGTTTGTATGCGAATTAGAGAAGCCAATTATTTAACCAATTTAATTAGTATAAGTATTAAAACAAATGATTTTATATCCTCATCACATCAAAAAAAGCTAACTTTTTCTACCAATATAACCAATGACATTTATAAGGTCGTTTGTAATCTATTTAATGAACTATGGGATGGTCAACCAATAAGGCAACTAGGTGTTAGAGCCTCTAATATTACTTCCAATAAAGAAGTCCAGCTTAATTTTTTTGATATTGATAAAAGGGAAAAATTACAACGCTTAGATTCTTCTATTGATTTAATTAGGAACAAATATGGTAATCAATCAATTATTAGAGGTAGTTTTTTAAATGCACCTATTGAACCTTTCGTAGGTGGTATGCCTATAAAAGATTATCCCATCATGTCTAGTTTACTTTAG
- a CDS encoding shikimate kinase, whose amino-acid sequence MNNIILIGMPGAGKSTIGVILAKTLGYGFSDTDLIIQKEENELLQNIINTKGLETFLKIEEDVVSKIHYENTVVATGGSVVYSEKAMRHLKEIGKIVYLEVPLPIIEERLKNIKTRGIAMKMGQDIKTLYEERIPLYEKYRDIKVNAGKMLIEQTIEEIVKEISNN is encoded by the coding sequence ATGAATAACATCATATTAATTGGAATGCCTGGAGCAGGAAAAAGTACAATTGGCGTTATATTAGCAAAAACTTTAGGATATGGATTTTCGGACACAGATTTAATAATACAAAAAGAAGAAAATGAGTTATTACAAAATATAATTAACACTAAAGGACTAGAAACATTTTTAAAAATAGAAGAGGATGTAGTTAGTAAGATTCATTATGAGAACACAGTAGTTGCAACTGGAGGTAGTGTTGTTTATAGTGAAAAAGCTATGAGGCATCTTAAAGAAATAGGAAAAATAGTATATCTAGAGGTACCTTTACCAATAATAGAAGAGCGATTAAAAAACATTAAAACTCGAGGCATTGCTATGAAAATGGGTCAAGATATAAAAACGCTATACGAAGAAAGAATACCTCTATATGAGAAATATAGGGACATAAAAGTCAATGCTGGAAAAATGTTAATAGAACAAACCATAGAAGAAATCGTTAAAGAAATTAGTAACAATTAG
- a CDS encoding PhoH family protein: MIKNYIIDTNVMIHDPHFIYNFSDNNIIIPLLCIEELDSLKRREGIVGFHARNVAKELNRVMAMGDISKGITLPNGGTIRVELDQMHTEVLPNGVDFNKNDSKIIAVALNLRNQNKTIPTILITKDLYMTIKARSVGLKVEDYKSDKIETDKVYKGYIEVTLSSDEINKIYNGGLDIESIEENLYPNEFLHIKSLDKEGHEVIAKFDGGKIVPLKYAQDTAWGLKPINREQKMAFELLMDPKVHFVSITGGAGSGKTILSTATALQNVIETNQYRKIIFVRPVIAAGNDIGYLPGNERDKLKPWMGSFYDAIENLSDIKHTKKGQENEKPQFTVEDFIEQFRQQGVIETKTFTYMRGRTFSNSLIIVDEAQEMTPHLAKLMLTRAGQNSKFVLIGDPSDNQIDNHYIDAKSNGLVYTIEKMKPFDITGHVTLNRVERSPLAKIAEREM, encoded by the coding sequence ATGATTAAAAACTATATTATTGATACAAATGTAATGATTCATGATCCGCACTTTATTTATAACTTTTCAGATAATAATATTATAATTCCTTTGCTTTGTATTGAAGAACTAGATTCTTTGAAAAGAAGAGAAGGAATTGTTGGCTTTCATGCAAGAAATGTGGCAAAGGAATTAAATAGAGTTATGGCTATGGGAGACATATCAAAAGGGATAACATTACCTAATGGAGGAACTATTAGAGTAGAACTAGATCAAATGCATACAGAAGTACTACCAAATGGAGTAGATTTCAATAAAAATGATTCCAAGATTATAGCAGTTGCTTTAAATTTAAGAAATCAAAATAAAACAATACCTACCATATTGATTACAAAAGATTTATATATGACCATAAAAGCAAGATCTGTAGGTTTAAAAGTAGAAGATTATAAAAGTGATAAGATAGAGACAGATAAGGTGTATAAAGGGTATATAGAGGTTACATTATCATCAGATGAAATAAATAAAATATACAATGGTGGATTAGATATAGAAAGCATAGAGGAGAATTTATATCCCAATGAATTTTTGCATATAAAAAGCTTGGATAAAGAGGGGCATGAAGTAATTGCAAAATTTGATGGGGGCAAAATAGTTCCATTAAAATATGCTCAAGATACTGCTTGGGGGTTAAAACCTATAAACAGAGAACAGAAAATGGCATTTGAATTACTGATGGATCCAAAGGTCCATTTTGTATCCATCACTGGTGGAGCAGGATCAGGGAAAACCATACTATCAACAGCTACAGCATTACAAAATGTAATAGAAACAAATCAGTATAGAAAAATTATATTTGTAAGACCTGTTATTGCAGCAGGAAATGATATAGGCTATCTGCCAGGAAATGAAAGAGATAAATTAAAACCTTGGATGGGAAGCTTTTATGATGCTATTGAAAATCTATCAGATATAAAGCATACCAAAAAAGGGCAAGAGAATGAAAAACCACAATTTACAGTAGAAGACTTTATAGAGCAATTTAGACAACAAGGGGTTATAGAAACCAAAACATTTACCTATATGAGAGGAAGAACCTTCAGTAACTCTTTAATTATTGTTGATGAAGCTCAAGAAATGACGCCGCATTTAGCAAAGTTAATGCTAACAAGAGCAGGACAAAATTCAAAATTTGTTTTAATTGGAGATCCAAGTGACAATCAAATAGACAATCATTATATAGATGCTAAGTCTAATGGGTTAGTATATACCATTGAAAAAATGAAACCATTTGATATAACAGGACATGTGACTTTGAATAGAGTAGAAAGAAGTCCATTAGCAAAAATAGCGGAAAGAGAAATGTAA
- a CDS encoding 5'-methylthioadenosine/adenosylhomocysteine nucleosidase has protein sequence MKRLGIIGAMEEEIALLKEKIDISKTEEMAGMVFYTGTMRDNEIILVKSGIGKVNAAVCTQILIDKYNVEAIINTGVAGGIAADVNIGDIVISSDTMQHDVDATGFGYKLGEIPRMETSTFKADEKLIDLAKKASEKVNKNLKVFVERIVSGDQFISNVEKKNMILEVFNGYCTEMEGAAIAQVSYLNQVPFVVIRAISDKADDSAEINFNEFVLKAAEHSSNMIELIVDEI, from the coding sequence ATGAAAAGATTAGGCATTATAGGGGCAATGGAAGAAGAAATTGCTTTATTAAAAGAAAAAATAGACATAAGTAAAACAGAAGAAATGGCAGGTATGGTTTTCTATACAGGTACTATGAGAGACAATGAAATTATATTGGTTAAAAGTGGTATTGGAAAAGTAAATGCTGCCGTATGTACCCAAATATTAATTGATAAATATAATGTAGAAGCTATTATTAACACTGGAGTAGCAGGAGGAATAGCAGCTGATGTAAACATTGGAGATATTGTTATATCTTCAGATACAATGCAACATGATGTGGATGCTACAGGATTTGGTTATAAACTAGGAGAAATACCAAGAATGGAAACCTCTACTTTTAAAGCAGATGAAAAACTAATAGATCTTGCAAAAAAAGCAAGTGAAAAGGTGAATAAAAATCTAAAAGTATTTGTAGAAAGAATTGTTAGTGGGGATCAATTTATATCAAATGTAGAAAAGAAAAATATGATTTTAGAAGTATTTAATGGGTACTGTACAGAAATGGAAGGCGCAGCTATTGCTCAAGTAAGTTATCTTAATCAAGTGCCATTTGTAGTCATTAGGGCTATATCAGATAAAGCAGATGACAGTGCAGAGATTAACTTTAATGAGTTTGTATTAAAAGCTGCAGAGCATTCAAGTAATATGATTGAACTAATAGTAGATGAGATTTAA